Within Schumannella luteola, the genomic segment TCGGGTGACCGTCAGCGCGACCCCGAGCACGATGCCGAGGATGCCGCTCGCGACGAGCGAGACGAAGACGATGAAGAGGGTCTCGCCGATCGCCTTCCAGAAGACGTCGATGTTGGCGATGAAGGCATCCATCAGGCGGCGTCCTCGGTGATCGTGACGACGCCGTCGGCGGCCAGGGCGGCGAGGGCGGCGTCGATGTCGGACTCGGCTCCGGTGAGCTCGTAGGTGAGGGCGCCGATGGCGCGGTTCTGCAGCTCGCTGATGCCGCCGAACACGATCGTGTCGCCGACGCGGTGCTGCTCGAAGGTGCGGGCGACGAGCGTGGTGAAGGCGGGGCGGTCCTGCACGGGGATCGTGACCAGCCGGCCGGGATGCGCGGCGCGCAGCCGCTCGAGGGTCGAGGCCGAGGGGCGGTCGTGCAGCACGGTGCGCACGAAGCGCGACGCGGCGGCGGTCGACGGGTTCGCGAAGACGTCGTAGACGTCGCCGTGCTCGACCACGCGGCCGGAGTCCATGACGGCGACGCGGTCGGCGATCGCGCGGATCGCCTCCATCTCGTGAGTGATGACGACGATGGTGAGGCCGAACTCCTGGTTGACGCGCTTGAGCAGCGCCAGCACATCCGCCGTGGTCTCGGGATCGAGAGCGCTCGTGGCCTCGTCGGCGAGCAGCAGTCGCGGCTGCGTCGCGAGCGCGCGGGCGATGCCGACGCGCTGCTTCTGCCCGCCCGAGAGCTGCTCGGGGTGGGCGTGCGCCTTGTCGAGCAGGCCGACGAAGTCGAGCAGCTCGGCGACGCGGCGGTCGCGCTCGGCGGCGCCGACGCCCGCCACGCGCAGCGGATAGGCGACGTTGCCCGCCACGGTGCGCGAGTGGAACAGGTTGAACTGCTGGAAGATCATGCCGATCTGGCCGCGCACCCGGCGCAGCTCCCGCTCCGGCAGAGCGGTCAGCTCGTCGTCGCCGACGATCACCCGGCCCGAGCTGGGCAGCTCGAGGGCGTTGATGAGCCGCACGAGCGTCGACTTGCCGGCGCCCGAGTAGCCGATCACGCCGAGGATCTCGCCCTCCTCGACCTCGAGGCTGACGTCGTCGACCGCAGTCACGCGGCCCGAGGGGGTGTCGTAGTGGCGGCTGACGTTCTCGAGTCGCACGAAGGCGCTCATCGGCTGCTCCGGGGGTGTTCGGGGTGTGCAGGGAGGGGGGACGTCGCCCGGGGCGACGTCGCGGTGGGCGTCGTCGCGGCGGGCGTCGTCACGAACACGGCGGATGCCGCCGTCCCGTTCACGGGGACGACGGCATCCGTCACGCGGTCGATGATCAGTCTCGCGTACCGGTCTTACTTGCTCGACGCGTCGCGCGCGTCCTGCTCGACCTTGGCGAGGCTCTTCTGCAGGTCGGCGGCCGAGGTCTCACGGAAGACGGCGGTGCCGCCGTTGGCCTCCTGCACGCCCTTCTCGACGGTCTTGTCGTGGTAGAGCGCGGCGAGCTTGAGGTAGAGGTCGTTCTTCACGTCGCCCTTGCGCGCGGCGAAGATGTTGACGTACGGCGCGGCCGCCTCGCTCGAGGGGTCGTCCTGGTAGATCGCGTTCTCGGTCTTGAGACCCGCGTCGGTGGCGTAGTTCTTGTTGACGATCGCGGCGTCGACCGAGCCGCTCTGCAGGGCGCCGGCGGTCTGCGAGGCGTCGAGCGGGGTGACCTCGACGTCGGCCGACTCGATGTCCTTGGTCGACGAGAAGGCGCTGCCGCCGTTCTTGAGCTTCAGCAGCCCGGCGTCCTGCAGCACCAGCAGGCCGCGGGCCTGGTTGATGGCGTCGTTCGGGATCGCGACCTTCGCGCCCTTGGTGACGTCCTTCACGTCGCTGAACTTCGTCGAGTAGAGCGGCAGCGGGTACACGGCCGTGGCGCCGATCGGCTGCAGGTCGTCGTCGTTGGTGACGTTGTAGTTCGCCAGGTACTGGATGTGCTGGAACTGATTGAGGTCGACCTGCTTCTGGCTCAGCGCCGGGTTGGGCTGGCTGTAGTCGCTGAAGTTGGTGAGCTTGACGTCGACGCCGAGCTCCTTCTTCGCGAGGGCGATGTAAGTCTTCCAGTAGGCCTGCGAGGCGTCGGCGACGCCGATGTTCACGGTCTTGCCCGCGTACTCGCCCGAGCCGGCGGCGGCATCCTTCGAACCGGAGTTCGCGTTCGTGGCGACGACGATGCCGGCGACGATCGCGATCACGGCGACGATCGCGACGATGACGCCGACGACGAGTCCGGTCTTCCGCTTCGGGCGGTCGGGCAGGGTGGGTGCAGACATGTGGGGCCTCGAGTTGCTGTGCAGGACGGGGCGGCGCCGTCGGACGACGCCAGCGCGACGTCGCGGGTGGGTGCTGTGGTTCCGGGCCTCGGGGACGCCGGAGCGCCTACTGTGACAAGACTTCGGGCCCGGAGCCAACCGGCGAGACACCCGGCGTAACAGTGGTGCACCTGTCGCGCGACGCGGTGCGATCGCCGACGTCGTCGGCGCCGGGACGCCGCGGGGACGAAGAAGCGGGGAGCGCGACCTCCGCAGTCGCGCTCCCCGCTCGTGCGCGCCGGCCGTCCGGTGCCGACGCGCGCATCCCGTCACGTCACTCGACGAGCTTTCCGACCGTGGAGACCTCGGTCATGAGCGCGCCGATCTCGGCGGGGATGGGTGCGGTGGCCTCACGCTCGATCGTGCCGTCGAGAGACCAGACGAAGTTGACCTGCAGAGCGGGGTCGAGCTGGGGGAAGTCGCTGCGGTTGTGGCAGCCGCGGGTCTCGCGGCGCTCGCGGGCGGTCGCGAGGGTCGCGCGGGCGGCGAGCACGGAGGCCTTCAGGTCGAAGGCGTGCGCCAGATCCTGGAACCCGGCGATGTCGGGGTGCACGCCCAGGTCGGGGATGCGCGCCTCGATCTCGTCGATCTTCTCCAGGCCCGTCGTGAGCCCGGCCTCGTCGCGCACGACGCCGGCGTGCTCGGTCATCGTGTCGCGCACGGACCGCTGCAGGGCGCGCACGTTCTGCTCGCCGTCGGCGGCGAGCAGCGCATCCACCTCGCCGCGGGCCTCGGCGACCGCATCGGCGCTGCGCTTCTGCGACGCGAGACCCGCCGAGTGCGCGGCGGCCGCCTGCCCGACGATGCGGCCGTAGACGAGCAGCTCGATGAGCGAGTTGCCGCCGAGCCGGTTCGCGCCGTGCAGTCCGCTCGACGCCTCGCCGATCGCGTAGAGCCCGGGAACGTCGGTCTGGTGGTCGGCATGATCGACCCAGACGCCGCCCATCGAGTAGTGCGCGGTCGGCGCGATCTCGATGGGGCTCTGCGTGATGTCGAGCATCTGCAGCTCGAGCATCGTCTGGTAGACCCGCGGCAGGCGGCGCATGATCGTCTCGCGCGGTAGATGTGAGACATCCAGCCAGACCCCGCCGTTCGCGGTGCCGCGGCCCTCGGCGATCTCGGTGTACGCGGCGAGCGCGACCCGGTCGCGGGTGCTCAGCTCGAGACGCTCGGGGTCGTAGCGCGGCATGAAGCGCTCGCCGAGGGCGTTCGTGAGGATGCCGCCCTCGCCCCGCGCCGCCTCGGAGATGAGCGTGCCGGCGGCGCTCTCGGGCTCGAGGATGCCGCTCGGGTGGAACTGCACCAGCTCCGGATCGCGCAGCCGGGCGCCCGCGAGCGCCGCGAGTCGGAACGAGTCGCCGGTGTTCTCGTCGCGGCGCGACGAGGTGCGACGCCAGATACGGTTGTGGCCGCCGGCCGCCAGGATCACGGCGTCGGCGTGGATGAGCAGCCGGGTGCCGTCGACCTGGTCGAAGCCGTAGGCCCCGAACACGGCTCCCTCGTCGTTCACGAGGAGGCGCGTGACGTAGACGCTGTCGAGGATCGGGATCTGCAGCTGCGCGGCGCGGTTCACGAGGGTGCGCTGGATCTCGAGCCCCGTGTAGTCGCCGGCGAAGGCGGTGCGGCGCCAGCGGTGCGCGCCGAAGAAGCGCTGCGAGATGCGGCCGTCGTCCTCGCGGGCGAAGGGCATGCCGTAGCGCTCCAGGTCGTCGATGCCGTGCGCTGCCCCCTCGGTCACGGTCTGCACCACGCGCGGATCGGCGAGCAGGTAGCTCTCGGTGAGCGTGTCCGCGGCGTGCTGCTGCCAGCTGTCCTCGGCATCCATCGTGCCCAGTGCGGCGTTGATGCCGCCGGCGGCGAGCGAGGTGTGCGCGTCGTTCTTGGGGCGCTTGCCGAGCACGAGCACATCCGTGCCGGCCTCGGCCAGCTCGATCGCGGCGCGCAGTCCCGAGCCGCCGGAGCCGATCACGAGCACGGCGGTTGACAGGCGGCGCTCCGCGAGTCGCGGGTTCGAGGAGGTGGTGCGGGGGTTCATGGTGCCTTTCCGGATGTCGGGTCGGGTGTCGTCCGGGGTGGCAGGAGGCCGGGCGGCGGGGCGGGGCGGGGCGGATCGGATCGGATCAGTGCGCGTCGCGCTCGTGCAGGCTCGCGTGCAGGCGGCGGAAGGCGGCATCCACGCGCGGGCTCGTGGCGCAGCCGACCCAGAGCGTGAAGTCGGCGCCGTCGCTGTCGACGTCGTCGGGCATCCACTCGCTCGCCCAGGCGGTGAGGGCGCGGGCGGCGAGGGCCCCGCGCGGGGCGAGCCCGTCGATGCGGCTGCTGCGCAGGTCGCGGCGCAGCCAGCTGACGGTCACGGCGTCGGGCACCAGCAGCGGCTCGATCTGGATGCGCGACGCGATCTCGATGAACACCTGGCCGTAGGCGTCGCCGGGCAGGTCGGCGAGGATGCGTCGCAGCGCCGGCAGGTCGGCGCTGTCGCCGACGAAGAGCACGCGGGTCGCGGTGTACAGGGGGACGAGGGGGTCGTCGAGCATGAGCGAGCAGCGATCCTTGTGGTTAGGTGAGGCTTACCTAAAACACAACAGCAGTGCCTCCCGGATGTCAACACTCCATCGACACCCGGGACGAAGGGAGATCCACGTGCCCGCTCTTCACGAACGACTGAGTCCCGTTCTCGACGAGGTCGTCCGCCGCAACCCCGGTGAGCTCGAGTTCCACCAGGCCGTCAGGGAGGTGCTCGAGAGTCTCGGACCGGTCGTGGCGAAGCACCCCCGCTACGCCGACGCCGAGATCATCCGGCGTCTGTGCGAGCCCGAGCGGCAGATCATCTTCCGGGTGCCGTGGGTCGACGATGCCGGGCGCGTGCAGCTCAACCGCGGCTTCCGCGTCGAGTTCAATTCGGCGCTCGGGCCGTACAAGGGCGGCCTGCGGCTGCACCCGAGCGTCTACCTCGGCATCGTGAAGTTCCTCGGCTTCGAGCAGATCTTCAAGAACTCGCTGACCGGGCTGCCGATCGGCGGCGGCAAGGGCGGCTCCGACTTCGACCCCAAGGGCCGCTCGGATGCCGAGATCATGCGGTTCTGCCAGTCGTTCATGACCGAGCTGCACCGGCACATCGGCGAGCACACCGACGTTCCGGCCGGCGACATCGGCGTCGGCGGACGTGAGATCGGCTACCTCTTCGGGCAGTACAAGCGCATCACCAACCGCTGGGAGGCGGGCGTGCTGACCGGCAAGGGCGTCACCTGGGGCGGGTCGCTCGTGCGCACGGAGGCGACCGGCTACGGCACGGTCTTCTTCGTCGACGAGATCCTGCGGTCGCGCGGCGAGTCGCTCGACGGCAAGCGCGTCGTCGTCTCCGGCTCGGGCAACGTCGCGATCTACGCGGTCGAGAAGGTGCACCAGCTCGGCGGAACGGTCGTCGCCGTCAGCGACTCGGGCGGCTGCGTCGTCGACGAGAGCGGGATCGACCTCGACCTGCTGAAGCAGGTGAAGGAGGTCGATCGCGCCCGTCTCAGCGCCTACGCGACAACGCGCGGCGTCGACTACGTGACCGGCGGATCCATCTGGGACGTGCGCGCCGACATCGCGCTGCCGTGCGCCACCCAGAACGAGCTGGATGCCGACGGGGCCGCCGCGCTCATCCGCGGGGGAGTGCAGGTGGTCGCCGAGGGCGCCAACATGCCCACGACCCCCGAGGCCGTGCGCGCTCTGACCGCCGCCGGCGTGACCTTCGCGCCCGGCAAGGCCGTCAACGCGGGCGGGGTCGCCACGAGTGCCCTCGAGATGCAGCAGAACGCCTCGCGCGACTCGTGGACCTTCGAGCACACCGAGCAGCGCCTCGCCGAGATCATGCGCTCGATCCACGACCGCTGCCTCGAGACGGCCGACGAGTACGGCACGCCCGGCGACTACGTGGCCGGCGCGAACATCGCCGGCTTCACCCGCGTCGCCGACGCGATGCTCGCGCTCGGGGTGATCTGATCCGGGCGTGACGTGATCCGAGAGTGATCTGACGGGCGGTGAGCGGCTTCGAGTCGCCTGCCGCCCGTCTCGTGTTCTCGCTGGATCGGCGCTGTCGGCGCTGTCGGCGCCGTCGGCGTGGCGGCGGCTCGATCTCGGGCCTTCGCGAGTGTCGGTGGAATGTGCATCTGATCTGCCGTTCTGTATCGCGGGGGGTCCGTCGGATGTCGGTGGTGGATGTCACTGTGCAGTTATGGAGAAGCCCACGACGACACCGGGAAGCGACGGCGATGCGCCGGCCGCTGATGGTGGCGTCGGCGGTGCAGTGACGCTGACCGGGTTGGTCGGCGAGGCGGAGGTCGCGCTCGCGGCCCTGACGGCGGGGCAGGTGGCGGAGGTGCGGATGCTCGCCCGCGCCGGGCAGCTCGCCGAAGCCGAAGCGGACGGAGCACCCGCGAATGTGCGCGCCCACGACATGGCGCTCCGGTCGATCGCGGCCGAGATCGGCGGAGTGTTCCGCTCCCCGGACCGCACCATCCAGCGCCGCATCGGCGAGGCGCGGGAGATCGTCGAGTTCTATCCCGCGGCGCTCTCGGCGTGGGAGCACGGGTTCATCACCCGCGGGCACGTGTCCGTGATCGTCGATGCGGGCCGGGTGGTTCCGGTGGAGCGTCGGGGTGAGTTCGAGCGGGAGGCGATCGAACGCAGCCTCCTGGATACGCCGAACCGGGTGCGGGCGGGGTTGGAGCTCTACGCGGAGAAGCTCACCGAGCGCACCTTCACCGAACGCCACGAGGACGCCGCCCGTGGGCGGGCGGTTCGTCTGATCCCGGGCAGGGATGGGATGTGCGACGTGATCGCGACCGTTCCGACGGTGATCGGCGACGGCATCCTCGACCGCCTGACCCGCATGGCGCATACGGTCCAGGACACTTCCTCGGCCGTCGCCGGGGAAGCGGATCGGCGGACGGTCGATCAGATCCGCGCTGACGTCTTCGCGGACCTGCTCCTCGCCGGCTCCCCGGCACTCGACCCGACCACGAATGGGGATGCGCCTGGCGTGCTGGGGGCGATTCGCGCCCAGGTGCAGGTCACTGTGTCCGCGCTGACGCTCCTCGGCGACGACGAGAACCCCGCCGACCTGATCGGGCGTTCGCCCATCGATGCGGGCACGGCCCGCTACCTCGCGGGCGACGCCCCGTCGTGGACGCGCATCCGGACGGACCCGGTCGATGGCACGACGGTCGCGGTCGACCGGTACCGGCCCTCGCTCGAGCAGCGCCGTCACCTGCGCGCCCGTGACCTGCACTGCCGCTTCCCGGGATGCCGGATGGCGGCGATCCGCTGCGAACTCGACCACACCATCGACCACGCCCTCGGCGGCCCCACCGCGCTGACCAACCTCGCCCATCTGTGCCAGCGGCATCACTCGATGAAGCAGTTCACCGCCTGGCGAGTGAGACAACACCCCGGTGGGATCCTCGAATGGACCTCCCCGACCGGTCGCACCTACCGCGAAGACGCTCCTGCACCGGCGGTCGCCTTCGTGCCGCTCGGGCACCCGATTCGCCACCTCTCCCGGATTCGACCGCCTGATCTCGACGATCCACCCGATCCGCTCGACGTTTCAGTCGACATGTCAGGGGTGCCCGACGCCTCCGGAGTCTCTTCGCACCGACACGAACGGGAGTGCGACGTCGCACCGTTCTGATCGAGCAGTCGCGCAGTGCACGGCTGACGGCTGACGGCTGCCTGCTCGACGCGACCGCGAAGCGGAGGCCGCCGCATCCGCCACCCCGCGCCCGGGCCGCGGCGGCGGCACGACTGCCGCCGCGGCCCTACCCTGGGGAGGACATGGCACATCTCCTCGGCGCTGAGCGCATCCGCCTCGAATACCCGACCCGCGTGATCTTCGACGACGTCACCGTCGGCATCGGCGAAGGCGACCGCATCGGCGTCGTCGGCCGCAACGGCGACGGCAAGTCGAGCCTGCTGCGCATCCTCGCCGGGCGTCAGGAGCCCGACTCCGGCCAGGTCACGATGCGACGCGGCACCACCCTCGGCATGCTCGACCAGAGCGACGAGCTGCCGAGCCAGCAGACGATCCGCGAGGCCGTCGTCGGCGACCGCGCCGAGCACGAGTGGGCGGGGGATGCGCGCATCCGCGACGTGCTCGCCGGACTCCTCGGCGACCTCGACTTCGATGCCACGATCGGCTCGCTCTCGGGCGGACAGCGCCGCCGCGTCTCCCTCGCCGCGCTGCTCAGCCGCGACTGGGACCTGGTGCTGCTCGACGAGCCCACCAACCACCTCGACGTCGAGGGCGTGGCCTGGCTGGCCGAGCACCTCAAGCGCCGCTGGTCGCCCAACTCGGGCGGCCTCGTCGTCGTCACCCACGACCGGTGGTTCCTCGACGAGGTGTCGTCGAGCACCTGGGAGGTGCACGACCGCATCATCGAGCCCTTCGAGGGCGGCTACGCGGCCTACGTGCTGCAGCGCGTCGAGCGCGACCGGCAGGCCGCCGCGATCGAGTCGAAGCGCCAGAACCTCATGCGCAAAGAGCTCGCCTGGCTGCGCCGCGGCGCGCCCGCCCGCACGAGCAAGCCGAAGTTCCGCATCGACGCGGCCAACGAGCTCATCGAGAACGAGCCTCCCGTGCGCGACGCGGTGTCGCTGCAGCGCATGGCGGTCTCCCGACTGGGCAAGGACGTCGTCGACCTGCTGGATGCCGGCGTCACCTACCCGGTGCCCGTCGGCGCCGGCGCGGCGGCCGGCGCCGTCGGCGGTGAGCGCGTCATCCTGCGCGACATCGAGTGGCGCATCGCCCCGGGCGAGCGCACCGGCATCCTCGGCGTCAACGGCGCCGGCAAGTCGACCCTGCTCGGACTCGTCTCGGGTGCCGTGCAGCCGACCAGCGGTCGCGTGAAATTCGGCAAGACGGTCAAGATCGGCGTGCTCGACCAGCGCCTCGCCGAGCTCGAGGCGATCAGCGGCGACAAGGTGCGCGAGGTCATCGGCCGCTATCGCACGGCGTATCGCGTCGGCGACCAGGATCTGTCGCCCGGCCAGCTGCTCGAGCGGCTCGGCTTCCCGACGGCCCAGCTGTCGACACCCGTGCGCGACCTCAGCGGCGGCCAGAAGCGCCGCCTGCAGCTGCTGCTCGTGCTGCTCGACGAGCCGAACGTGCTCATCCTCGACGAGCCCACCAACGACCTCGACACCGACATGCTCGCCGCGATGGAGGATCTGCTCGACTCCTGGCCGGGCACCCTGCTCGTCGTCTCGCACGACCGCTACCTGCTCGAGCGCGTCACCGACCAGCAGTTCGCCGTGCTCGACGCACGCCTGCGGCACCTGCCGGGCGGCGTCGAGGAGTACCTCAAGATCCGCCGCGACCAGCAGAGCGGATCGAGTTCGGGATCGGGTTCTGGCGCGACCGGCGCAGGCTCCGGGCCGGGCTCGCCGTCGTCGGGCGGCGTCGCCGGAGCCGTCGCCGCGACCGCACTCGCCGGTGCCGAGCGCCGCGCCGCCGAGAAGGAGCTCTCGGCGATCACGCGCCGGCTGGCGAAGGTCGACGAGCTCGTGCGCGCCCAGCACACCGCCTTCGCCGAGCACGACCAGAGCGACTACGAAGGACTCGGCACGCTGCAGGCGCAGCTCGCGACCCTCGAGTCGGAAGCCGCCGAGCTCGAGGAGCGCTGGCTCGAGCTGAGCGAGCAGCTCGAGGGCTGACGGCAGCCGCGGCAGAGGCGACCAGCGGGTCATCGGCCGCCGACGCGCCGCTCCGCGCGAAGTCGGCGGGTTAACCCGAACTTCGGCGAGCACCCCCTTTCCGAGTGACGGATTCTCGATAAGGTGATCGGGTATGCGAGCGGGCCTCGAGCCCGCGCACTGACCACGAATGGGGATCCGGTTGTCAGACGACACTGAGCGCATCTACGAGCTGCGAGACGAGGTCTCGCGCACCGGCCAGGCCTACGAGGATGCGGCGTCACGGCCTCTTCCCGAGGCCGTCAGTGACGAGTCGGGCAGCATCGGCGTCAACATCGACACCGACGGTGCCTATGTCGTGACGATCGGCGACGGCTGGAACTCGGCCTACGAACCCGGTGAGCTGGCGGAGGGCGTCGTGCAGACCCTGCAGGCCTTCGGTCTCGCCCGCGTCGAGGGCTGGGCGAGCAATCTCGACAGCGCGCTCGACGAAGAGCGGCGCAACACCCCCATCCCGCCGCTCGACGACACTCTCGCGAGCCAGGTCAAGGCCTCGCTCGACGGCGACCTCGACAGCGCGCGCGAGACGGAGCGCATCCTCGAGAACCTGCTGGGCTTCCTCGAAGACGTCGAGGCCAACCTGGACTCGACGTTCGACATCGTCTCCCAGCGCGGCGCACGCACCGGTGCCGCGTCGACGGAGACCCGGAACGTCTCGGTCGAGGTCACCGCCGGTGGCGATGTCCGCTCCCTCCAGCTCGACGAGGACTGGCTGAGCCGCTCGTCGGGCGCGCAGATCTCGCGTGAGCTCACCGCCGCCCTCGCCCAGGCGCACGCCGATGCGGCGTCGAGCGGAGCCGGGTCGTTCACCGGCACCCCGCTCGAGAAGTACCAGAAGTTCGCCGACGACCCCGAGGCTTTCGCGCGCTACGTGCGAGGACAGGAGTAAGAGATGCCGTTCGCACATCCGGAACTCAAGGTGCAGTTCGACGCGCTGTCGAACGACGCCACCGTCTGGAACGCGGCAGGTGAGACCCTCACCGCCGCACACCGCTCGCTCCAGGGCATCGAGGTCAACCGCGGAGCGTTCTCGTTCGCCGCGATGGACGTCGCCGACACCTATCTCGAGGTGCACACCACGGTAATGCGCCTGCTCGACCAGGGCACGGAGGCGGTCGGGGGCATCGCGACGCAGCTGCGCGCCGTCCGCGCCGATTTCGAGAACAACGAAGACGTCACCCGCGCGGCGCTGTACGCGCTGTGGCAGCCGAACGACCACTGAGCCGGCGAGCGAAAGGCTACGAGAAGTGAATCCGATCAACCAGGTGATCGAGCGGATCATCCAGATGCTGCGCCGGGTGCAGCAGATCATCGATCGCATCACCGCGATCGTCAACGCGATGCTCAAGATCGTTCCCGCAGTGATGAGCTACATCATCGACCGCGTGAAGGAGGGCTGGAACCAGATGCTCGCCAAGCTGGCCGAGTTCTGGGACTGGTTCACCGACAAGCTCAGCTACGTCGGCGATCCGTTCAAGCTCAACGGCGCCGCAGACGGCTGGAAGCAGATGGGCACCCGCGTCTCGCGCATCAACGACACGATCCAGGACTTCAACCTGGCCGTCGACGACGAGTGGACCGGCCGCGCGGCGGATCAGTACAAGCAGATCCTCGAGCCCCAGCGCCGCGCCAACACATCGATCCTCTCCGACTACGCCGAGAACGTGGCCGGGGCGATGACGGGCATGGCGAACGCGATCATCGCCTTCTGGGTGGCGATCGTGGCTGCGATCATCGCGCTGCTCTCGGCCCTCGCGGGCGCCGCGACCGCGGCCGGGACCATCATCGGCCTCCCGGCAGCCCCGGTGCTGATCGTGCTCGGCATCGTCGCGTTCCTCGTCGCGGCCGGTGGCGGCGTCGCCATCCTGTACGTCGCCGCGGGCAGCGCGAAGTCGACCATCGCCTCGACCGGCGCCGGCATCAGCACCTGGCCCAAGCTCGCGGCCACGTGACCGATCTCGACAGAGCCGAGGGCCCGGTGAGCGCACGTCGCTCCCGGGTCTTCGGCGTGTTCGCCCTGGTGCTCGCCGCGGCCCTGCTCGTCCTCGCGGTGTACTCGCTGTCCCGGAGCGGTGACGACGGGTCGCTCGTCGGCCCCGCCGGATCGGCCATCGTGGCGGCGCTCGTCGCGGTGCTCATCGCCGTCATCGCCTTCCGGGTAGGCCGCGGCGGCGCCGGAGTCCGTGCGCAGACCGGACCACTCACCCTGTTCACGATCCTCGCCTTCGTGCTCGGTGTCGCGGGCGCCGGGCTCGGGATCCTGTTCGGCCTCGTCAGCGGCTCGGGCGGCGCGA encodes:
- a CDS encoding methionine ABC transporter ATP-binding protein; this encodes MSAFVRLENVSRHYDTPSGRVTAVDDVSLEVEEGEILGVIGYSGAGKSTLVRLINALELPSSGRVIVGDDELTALPERELRRVRGQIGMIFQQFNLFHSRTVAGNVAYPLRVAGVGAAERDRRVAELLDFVGLLDKAHAHPEQLSGGQKQRVGIARALATQPRLLLADEATSALDPETTADVLALLKRVNQEFGLTIVVITHEMEAIRAIADRVAVMDSGRVVEHGDVYDVFANPSTAAASRFVRTVLHDRPSASTLERLRAAHPGRLVTIPVQDRPAFTTLVARTFEQHRVGDTIVFGGISELQNRAIGALTYELTGAESDIDAALAALAADGVVTITEDAA
- a CDS encoding MetQ/NlpA family ABC transporter substrate-binding protein; protein product: MSAPTLPDRPKRKTGLVVGVIVAIVAVIAIVAGIVVATNANSGSKDAAAGSGEYAGKTVNIGVADASQAYWKTYIALAKKELGVDVKLTNFSDYSQPNPALSQKQVDLNQFQHIQYLANYNVTNDDDLQPIGATAVYPLPLYSTKFSDVKDVTKGAKVAIPNDAINQARGLLVLQDAGLLKLKNGGSAFSSTKDIESADVEVTPLDASQTAGALQSGSVDAAIVNKNYATDAGLKTENAIYQDDPSSEAAAPYVNIFAARKGDVKNDLYLKLAALYHDKTVEKGVQEANGGTAVFRETSAADLQKSLAKVEQDARDASSK
- a CDS encoding ABC-F family ATP-binding cassette domain-containing protein, producing MAHLLGAERIRLEYPTRVIFDDVTVGIGEGDRIGVVGRNGDGKSSLLRILAGRQEPDSGQVTMRRGTTLGMLDQSDELPSQQTIREAVVGDRAEHEWAGDARIRDVLAGLLGDLDFDATIGSLSGGQRRRVSLAALLSRDWDLVLLDEPTNHLDVEGVAWLAEHLKRRWSPNSGGLVVVTHDRWFLDEVSSSTWEVHDRIIEPFEGGYAAYVLQRVERDRQAAAIESKRQNLMRKELAWLRRGAPARTSKPKFRIDAANELIENEPPVRDAVSLQRMAVSRLGKDVVDLLDAGVTYPVPVGAGAAAGAVGGERVILRDIEWRIAPGERTGILGVNGAGKSTLLGLVSGAVQPTSGRVKFGKTVKIGVLDQRLAELEAISGDKVREVIGRYRTAYRVGDQDLSPGQLLERLGFPTAQLSTPVRDLSGGQKRRLQLLLVLLDEPNVLILDEPTNDLDTDMLAAMEDLLDSWPGTLLVVSHDRYLLERVTDQQFAVLDARLRHLPGGVEEYLKIRRDQQSGSSSGSGSGATGAGSGPGSPSSGGVAGAVAATALAGAERRAAEKELSAITRRLAKVDELVRAQHTAFAEHDQSDYEGLGTLQAQLATLESEAAELEERWLELSEQLEG
- the gdhA gene encoding NADP-specific glutamate dehydrogenase: MSTLHRHPGRREIHVPALHERLSPVLDEVVRRNPGELEFHQAVREVLESLGPVVAKHPRYADAEIIRRLCEPERQIIFRVPWVDDAGRVQLNRGFRVEFNSALGPYKGGLRLHPSVYLGIVKFLGFEQIFKNSLTGLPIGGGKGGSDFDPKGRSDAEIMRFCQSFMTELHRHIGEHTDVPAGDIGVGGREIGYLFGQYKRITNRWEAGVLTGKGVTWGGSLVRTEATGYGTVFFVDEILRSRGESLDGKRVVVSGSGNVAIYAVEKVHQLGGTVVAVSDSGGCVVDESGIDLDLLKQVKEVDRARLSAYATTRGVDYVTGGSIWDVRADIALPCATQNELDADGAAALIRGGVQVVAEGANMPTTPEAVRALTAAGVTFAPGKAVNAGGVATSALEMQQNASRDSWTFEHTEQRLAEIMRSIHDRCLETADEYGTPGDYVAGANIAGFTRVADAMLALGVI
- a CDS encoding HNH endonuclease signature motif containing protein, which gives rise to MEKPTTTPGSDGDAPAADGGVGGAVTLTGLVGEAEVALAALTAGQVAEVRMLARAGQLAEAEADGAPANVRAHDMALRSIAAEIGGVFRSPDRTIQRRIGEAREIVEFYPAALSAWEHGFITRGHVSVIVDAGRVVPVERRGEFEREAIERSLLDTPNRVRAGLELYAEKLTERTFTERHEDAARGRAVRLIPGRDGMCDVIATVPTVIGDGILDRLTRMAHTVQDTSSAVAGEADRRTVDQIRADVFADLLLAGSPALDPTTNGDAPGVLGAIRAQVQVTVSALTLLGDDENPADLIGRSPIDAGTARYLAGDAPSWTRIRTDPVDGTTVAVDRYRPSLEQRRHLRARDLHCRFPGCRMAAIRCELDHTIDHALGGPTALTNLAHLCQRHHSMKQFTAWRVRQHPGGILEWTSPTGRTYREDAPAPAVAFVPLGHPIRHLSRIRPPDLDDPPDPLDVSVDMSGVPDASGVSSHRHERECDVAPF
- a CDS encoding L-aspartate oxidase; its protein translation is MNPRTTSSNPRLAERRLSTAVLVIGSGGSGLRAAIELAEAGTDVLVLGKRPKNDAHTSLAAGGINAALGTMDAEDSWQQHAADTLTESYLLADPRVVQTVTEGAAHGIDDLERYGMPFAREDDGRISQRFFGAHRWRRTAFAGDYTGLEIQRTLVNRAAQLQIPILDSVYVTRLLVNDEGAVFGAYGFDQVDGTRLLIHADAVILAAGGHNRIWRRTSSRRDENTGDSFRLAALAGARLRDPELVQFHPSGILEPESAAGTLISEAARGEGGILTNALGERFMPRYDPERLELSTRDRVALAAYTEIAEGRGTANGGVWLDVSHLPRETIMRRLPRVYQTMLELQMLDITQSPIEIAPTAHYSMGGVWVDHADHQTDVPGLYAIGEASSGLHGANRLGGNSLIELLVYGRIVGQAAAAHSAGLASQKRSADAVAEARGEVDALLAADGEQNVRALQRSVRDTMTEHAGVVRDEAGLTTGLEKIDEIEARIPDLGVHPDIAGFQDLAHAFDLKASVLAARATLATARERRETRGCHNRSDFPQLDPALQVNFVWSLDGTIEREATAPIPAEIGALMTEVSTVGKLVE
- a CDS encoding SIP domain-containing protein, with product MLDDPLVPLYTATRVLFVGDSADLPALRRILADLPGDAYGQVFIEIASRIQIEPLLVPDAVTVSWLRRDLRSSRIDGLAPRGALAARALTAWASEWMPDDVDSDGADFTLWVGCATSPRVDAAFRRLHASLHERDAH